One genomic window of Haemophilus haemolyticus includes the following:
- the purD gene encoding phosphoribosylamine--glycine ligase, with protein sequence MNILIIGNGGREHALAWKAAQSPLADKIFIAPGNAGTALEHKVENVNISATDIPTLVKFAQDKQVGLTIVGPEAPLVIGVVDAFREAGLKIFGPTQAAAQLEGSKAFTKDFLARHKIPTAEYQNFTEVEPALAYLREKGAPIVVKADGLAAGKGVIVAMTLQEAEEAVRDMLSGNAFGEAGSRVVIEEFLDGEEASFIVMVDGKNVEPMATSQDHKRVGEKDTGLNTGGMGAYSPAPVVTPEIHERVMREVIYPTVNGMAAEGNVYTGFLYAGLMIMPNGQPKVIEFNCRFGDPETQPIMLRLESDLVELCLKACDGKLDEVKSQWNPKASLGIVLAAEGYPGDYRKGDEISGFPQSAVENEKVFLAGVAEQEGKLVTNGGRVLCATALGKSVFEAQQKALKLAEQIQWSGRFYRRDIGYRAVERELQK encoded by the coding sequence ATGAACATCCTCATCATCGGAAATGGCGGTCGTGAACACGCTCTGGCTTGGAAAGCGGCGCAATCTCCATTAGCGGATAAAATTTTCATTGCGCCGGGCAATGCAGGGACGGCGTTGGAACACAAAGTAGAAAACGTGAATATTTCTGCAACAGATATTCCCACATTGGTGAAATTTGCTCAAGATAAGCAAGTTGGATTAACCATTGTTGGCCCAGAAGCTCCCTTAGTGATTGGTGTGGTTGATGCATTTCGTGAAGCTGGATTGAAAATTTTTGGTCCAACTCAAGCGGCTGCGCAATTGGAAGGTTCAAAAGCATTCACCAAAGATTTTCTCGCTCGTCATAAAATTCCAACGGCAGAATATCAGAACTTTACTGAAGTTGAGCCAGCGTTAGCTTACTTGCGTGAGAAAGGCGCACCAATTGTCGTTAAAGCGGATGGCTTGGCGGCAGGTAAAGGTGTGATTGTCGCGATGACGTTGCAAGAAGCGGAAGAGGCAGTGCGCGATATGCTTTCTGGCAATGCCTTTGGTGAAGCCGGCAGTCGAGTGGTCATTGAAGAATTTTTAGATGGCGAAGAGGCGAGCTTTATCGTCATGGTGGACGGCAAAAACGTCGAGCCTATGGCGACCAGCCAAGACCACAAACGTGTGGGGGAAAAAGACACGGGCTTGAACACCGGCGGCATGGGGGCTTATTCTCCTGCGCCTGTGGTGACACCTGAAATTCATGAGCGGGTGATGCGAGAAGTGATTTATCCAACGGTCAACGGCATGGCGGCAGAGGGCAATGTTTATACTGGCTTCCTGTATGCAGGATTAATGATTATGCCGAATGGTCAGCCGAAAGTGATTGAATTTAACTGTCGTTTTGGCGATCCAGAAACCCAACCGATTATGTTGCGTTTAGAATCGGATTTGGTGGAGCTTTGTCTTAAAGCCTGTGATGGCAAATTGGACGAAGTGAAATCCCAATGGAACCCGAAGGCTTCTTTAGGTATCGTATTAGCAGCAGAAGGTTATCCGGGAGATTATCGCAAAGGTGATGAAATCAGCGGTTTTCCTCAAAGTGCGGTCGAAAATGAGAAAGTTTTCTTAGCAGGTGTTGCAGAACAAGAAGGCAAGTTAGTCACGAACGGTGGTCGCGTGCTTTGCGCTACGGCATTGGGTAAAAGCGTATTTGAGGCACAACAGAAAGCGTTAAAATTGGCTGAGCAAATTCAATGGTCTGGGCGTTTTTATCGTCGAGACATTGGTTACAGAGCTGTGGAACGAGAGTTGCAAAAATAA
- the glyA gene encoding serine hydroxymethyltransferase, with translation MFTRNMTIADYDPVLWQAIQDENRRQEEHIELIASENYASPRVMEAQGSQFTNKYAEGYPGKRYYGGCEYADIVEQLAIDRAKELFGADYVNVQPHSGSQANAAVYGALINAGDTILGMDLAHGGHLTHGAKVSFSGKIYNSVLYGITADGLIDYEDVRQKALECKPKLIVAGFSAYSQVVDWAKMREIADEVGAYLFVDMAHVAGLIAAGLYPNPLPHAHVVTTTTHKTLGGPRGGLILSSCGDEEIYKKLQSSVFPANQGGPLVHIIAAKAVCFKEALEPQYKEYQANVLRNAKAMVEVFKQRGYDVVSNGTENHLFLVSFIKQGLTGKAADAALGKANITVNKNAVPNDPQKPFVTSGIRVGTPSVTRRGFNENDVCELAGWMCDVLDALGKENEEQVIAETKEKVLAICKRLPVYPK, from the coding sequence ATGTTTACTAGAAATATGACTATCGCTGATTACGATCCCGTATTGTGGCAAGCGATTCAAGATGAAAATCGTCGTCAAGAAGAGCATATCGAACTAATTGCATCTGAAAACTATGCTAGTCCGCGCGTGATGGAAGCTCAAGGTTCACAATTCACTAATAAATACGCTGAAGGCTATCCAGGTAAACGTTATTACGGCGGTTGTGAGTATGCAGACATTGTGGAACAGTTAGCAATTGACCGTGCGAAAGAATTATTTGGTGCTGATTACGTGAATGTTCAACCGCACTCTGGATCACAAGCAAACGCTGCAGTGTATGGTGCATTGATTAATGCGGGCGATACTATTTTAGGTATGGATTTGGCTCACGGTGGGCACTTAACTCATGGTGCAAAAGTAAGTTTCTCTGGCAAGATTTATAACTCTGTGCTTTATGGAATTACTGCGGATGGCTTAATTGATTATGAAGATGTTCGTCAAAAAGCATTAGAATGTAAACCAAAACTTATCGTTGCGGGTTTCTCGGCTTATTCACAAGTTGTGGATTGGGCGAAAATGCGTGAAATCGCAGATGAAGTTGGTGCGTATTTATTTGTGGATATGGCGCATGTAGCAGGGTTAATTGCTGCGGGTTTATATCCAAATCCACTACCTCACGCACATGTTGTGACAACCACAACCCATAAAACATTGGGCGGTCCGCGTGGCGGTTTAATTCTTTCATCTTGTGGTGATGAAGAAATCTACAAAAAATTACAATCATCTGTATTCCCTGCAAACCAAGGTGGTCCATTAGTTCATATTATTGCGGCAAAAGCAGTTTGCTTTAAAGAAGCATTAGAGCCTCAATATAAAGAATACCAAGCAAATGTGTTGAGAAATGCAAAAGCAATGGTTGAAGTATTTAAACAACGTGGTTATGACGTTGTGTCAAATGGTACTGAAAACCACTTGTTCTTAGTAAGTTTCATCAAACAAGGATTAACTGGTAAAGCAGCAGATGCAGCTTTAGGCAAAGCAAATATTACTGTGAATAAAAACGCTGTACCAAACGATCCGCAAAAACCATTTGTTACTTCAGGTATTCGTGTCGGTACACCATCTGTGACTCGCCGTGGTTTCAATGAAAATGATGTGTGTGAATTAGCTGGCTGGATGTGCGATGTTTTAGATGCTTTAGGCAAAGAGAATGAAGAACAAGTGATTGCTGAAACTAAAGAAAAAGTGTTAGCAATTTGTAAACGTCTTCCAGTTTATCCGAAATGA
- a CDS encoding DUF1294 domain-containing protein, which translates to MIYFLSLIIWLAAINIAAYFFMWRDKIRAVRNEWRIPEKTFFLLSLLGGFMGIHLAMNHFRHKTLHFSFKFIVVISAFLWVVVFPWLYFSLIFQYVKA; encoded by the coding sequence ATGATTTATTTTCTTTCGTTGATTATATGGTTAGCGGCGATCAATATCGCCGCTTATTTTTTTATGTGGAGAGATAAAATTCGTGCCGTGCGTAACGAGTGGAGAATTCCTGAAAAAACATTTTTTCTGCTAAGCCTTTTAGGTGGTTTTATGGGAATACATTTAGCCATGAACCATTTTCGTCATAAAACGCTGCATTTTAGTTTTAAATTTATTGTTGTTATTAGTGCATTTCTTTGGGTTGTCGTTTTTCCATGGTTATATTTTTCTCTTATTTTTCAATATGTAAAAGCATGA